CCGCCAATACCGCACCATGGACACCGAGGCCGTCGACTTCCTCCACCGGTGCGCGGAACGGACCGGCACCACCTGGCGCATCCCGGTCAGCCTCGTCGCCCGCTCCGCCCTCGCCGGGTTGGACGGGCTGGTGCTGCGGTGGCTGGTCGACCGGAACACCGATGCTCTGATCACTGGCCTCGACGACCTCATCTCGATGATCACAGTCAAGGCGATAGCGTCCCCCATCGATGCAACACCGGCGGTTCGTCCTATCTCGCGCGCGTAAATAGTCAGGTCCCAGATCCCGTGCAGCACACGACGGAACGACGGCCTTACTCATGTGAGGTGCCCGTTTTAGCTGCCGAGCCGCGCGACCCTCTGTACCGCCTGGGCGGGGTGCGTGATGTGATTCGGTCGAGGTGTCCGCGCTGTGCGATCCCGCGTGCACGGAAGAGGAGGGCCGGGATGATCGAAGTCGACTACATCGACGTGATCGGGGCGCAGTCCGTGCTCGAGGTGGCCGAAGTGGTCGCCGCGGCGCTCGGTGCCCGGATGGAGATGGGCGGCGAACCCGGCCTCATCGTGGTCACCGGAGCGCCCGATCCCGATCTCCGGATTGTCATCGGGCTGGCGATCAACGACCGCGGGTTACCCGACAGGTGGACCAGGCGAATCACGATCACCCACGAACGCGGTGGCGACGAACGGCGCCGCTGGGCCCAGTACCTCCACGGCGCCCTCACCGAACGTCGGAACTGGACCCTCACCTCACCATGAGTATCCGGCTGGGCCCTCCGGCCGAAGGGGTCAGACGACCGGAGGGTCCGGGCTGTCGCGTGGAGTTGTCGTCCGAGGTCACGCGGCAGCACGCCCACCGGATACCCCGACCCGACCGGTTCACTCCTGATCCCGTTCCGGCGTATTACGGGGTGCCACACCCCACATGGGCACCCCTCGACGCACACCGGCTCGCAGAAAAGGACGCGAGCACGCCACGTTGCAGGTGGGGCCGCGAGGGTAAGGGGCAATGCCGCGAGCTGCCTTGGGTGACCGCCGTCGCACAGGAACTGCACCCGCGCGTACCCTTCTGCACGGGAGAATCGGTGCCATGCACGCCCGCCGCCGTCTCGGTCAACTCGCCGCCGTTCTCGCAGTCCTGCTGCTCGCTGTCGCGGCTGCCTGCGCACCGTCCACCGAACAACCCGCTGGGCCGGCCACGCCGCCGCCGGGACCGAAGATCACCGTGTCCCCAGCCGACGGCACCGCCACGGTCAACCCGCTCGACCCGGTGTCGGTGAACACCACCGGTGGCACCCTCGAGACGGTCACCATGACCAACGACGAAGGCCGGGTCATCGAGGGCATCTTCACCCCCGACCGCCTGTCCTGGAAACCGGGAGTACCCCTCGGCTACGGCCGCACCTACACCCTCGCGGTGACCGCCATCGGCGACCAGGGTATTCGGAGCGAGAAGACCAGCACCTTCTCCACCGTCACCCCAGGAAACCAGACCAAACCCACCTTCGTCACCACCGGCGGGAACCTGCTCGCCGACGGCGGCACCTTCGGCGTCGGCATCGTCATCGTCACCCACTTCGACGAACCGATCACCGACCGCGCCGCCGCCGAGAAGGCCCTGCACGTAGAAGCCACACCCCCGGTCAACGGCTCCTGGTACTGGGCCGACGACCAGAACGTGCACTGGCGACCGGAGAACTACTGGACACCCGGCACCCAGGTCACCGTCCGCGCCGCCGTGTACGGCATTCCCCTCGGCGAAGGCCTCTTCGGACAGGAGGATGCGCAGACCTCGTTCACCATCGGTGACGCCCACATCTCCGTCGCTGACGACACCACCAAACAGGTCACCGTCACCGACAACGGGCAAGTGGTCCGCACGATGCCGACGTCGATGGGTCGTGGCGGCACCGAGGTCGTGGGCGGGCAGACCCTCTCGTTCTGGACCCAACCGGGCATCTACACCGTCATCAATAAGGCCAACCCGGTCATCATGGATTCCTCCACCTATGGGTTGCCGGTGAACTCCCGCCTCGGATACAAGGAAACGATCAACTACGCCACCCGCATCAGCAACGACGGCATCTACCTCCACGAACTCGCCGACACCATCTGGGCGCAGGGCAACACCAACGTCTCCCACGGGTGCCTGAACCTCAGCCCCGACAATGCCCGCTGGTTCTACGACTTCTCCGTGCCCGGCGACATCGTCGAGGTCCGCAATACCGGCGGCGCTCCCCTCGAGCTGTGGCAGAACGGCGACTGGTCGCTCCCGTGGGACCAATGGCAGGCCGGCAGCGCCCTGACCTGACGAGGAGACCGGGGCGGTCATGGCCGTCGCAGGAGCAGCTCGTGCGATCAGGCTGCGGTTGAGGGTTTCGTGACCGCCCCGATCCGGTTACCGTCAAGGGCGCAGGTTCAGACACCAGCCCGGCAGTCCACCCATCACCGCGGACGGGTGCCCGCCCACCTCGGCGGGGGAGCTCTCCCCCCCAGGGTCCGCTCCCGCCCGCTCACCCGGGGGAGCACCTTCCATGGTCTATCTTCGTTCCGTCATCGACAGCCCGCAGCATCTGCGGCTTGCCCTGTCGCAGACCGCGTTCTTCGACCAGGCCGATCCCGACGAAGGCGGTTTCGCCCTCGAGGTCGACGAACCGGCCGGCGGCCCGATCGTGCTCCGGGTGAGCGGCGACCTCGATATGGTCACCGCACCGATTCTGGCGGCCTGCCTCGACGAGGTCGTGTTGCGCGGGCGCTGCGCCGTCGTCGACCTGCTGCCCGCCGGGTTCGTCGGCTGCGCCGCACTGGCCGTCCTCGCCGACGCCGGCACCCGGCTCCGTGAGCAACGCAGCCGACTGACCGTCGCCGCATTCGGACCCCTGCGGCACATCCTCGACGACGCCGGGATCGATGCGGTGCAGTGCTGCGGCACCCTCCCCGACGCGTTCACCGCCGCCCACACCGGGTCTGCGTCCGTGGTGGAGTTGGTGCGGCCGAGGCCGGGCCGTCCGGCCGCACCGCGCCGCCGACCGTTCGGCGCGCGCCGGCCCACCCCATCCATCGGATGACCGCATCTGGTGGGAGAGATGAGTTTCGGCCACGACACGGTGGGGCGTAGCGTCGGGGAGGTGGATTCGGTGTGCATTCTCCGATCCGGTCCGGATACGGCTTTGTGAGCCCCTGGGGGCTGTATCCGGACACCGGGGAAGCGGCGGGTCAGCGGGGTGGTTCCGCGAACTTCTTCAACGCCTGATCCCACACGCGCAGCCGGGACCGGACCAGCATCCGGTGCACCCCGCCGATCACCAGCCCGCCGGCGCCGGCCAGGACCGCCCACAACCCGCAGGCCGCCGCGATCGCCAGCACCGCATTCTCGGTGCCACCGCGCGGGTCGAGCAGCTCCCCGTCCGGGCCCACCTGCACGGTGACGGTGTCTCCGGCCCGCGCCTGCGGTGGCGCCGGAACCTGTCCGGTGTGCTCACGCCCGTCCACCGTCCACCGCGCCCAGGACGAGGCGCCGGTGTCGATGATCCGCACCGCCGGTTCGGCCTGCGGATCGATACCGGCGTCGACGAGCAGGACCGCGGGGACCGGCCGCGCCTGCGCGGCCAGCGCCCGGCTCTGCTGCTGCAGCGAGGTGAAGGTTTCGGTCCCCACCGCCGCGCACACCGGCACCAGCAACAACACCACCGTGACCACCAGCGCAACCACCACCGCCTCGACCCGATCGGTGCCCCGCATCAACGGGTTACGGCTGCACGGCTGCAACCGCCACCACCGCACCGGATCCGGTGCCCGCCCCGCCATGATGCTGCCCTTTCGAATACTCCCCTGCGCCTTCGGCATTCGGACCGAACCACCGCCCATCCTGCGATCGCCTCACCCGGTGGCCTCGACGCACGTCGCTTCCGGATCTCACAGCGGCGGTGGGTGATCGGGGTCGGCGAACTCGGCCATGAGGTGGCGGGCGACGGCATGGACCTTGGTGTTGGTGCGTTGGGAGATCTCGGACAACCGGGTGAAGGCCTCGTCGGCGCCGATCCGGTGCATCGCCATCATCACCCCCTTGGCCTGGTCGATGTCCGCCCGGGAGGTCAGCGCCTCGGTGAGGTGCTCGACCTGCCTCTGCGCGCGTCGCCACCGACGGGCGTTGCTGATCGCGGCCGAGGCGGCGGTGGTCAGCAGCTGCATCAGTTTCTCGTCGAACGGGTCGAACGCCGCCGCGGTGCGGGCGTAGACGTTGAACGAGCCCGCCAGCTCTCCCGGATCCTCGCCGGGGGTGTCGACGATCAACGGCACCGACAGATACGCCCGGATCCCCGCGGCTCGCGCGGCGGCGGTGAATTCCGGCCACCGGTCGGCGTGCTCGCCGACAACCGCCCGCACCGGGCGCCGTGAGATCGCCGCCTGCAGGCACGGACCGCGGCCGGCGGCGTACTGGTCCCCGTCGATGGCGGCGAGGGTGTCGTCGGTCAGGGCCACGGTGCGCGGGCCGGCGTCGTCGAGATGGGTGACGCTGACCGCGTCCGCGTCGGGCACCGCGGTGGCCGCCGTGCGGGCCAGCCGCCCGAGCACCTCCTCGAGCGGCTCCTGCGCGGGGGTCTCGTCCCGCAGCACCGCCAGTGCGCGGGTGACGGTGTCGAGGGCGTGCGCCGCCTCGGACCGCGACAGCGGCGCGGTGCTGATCTCGCTCATCTCGCACCCCTTTCCGCGGCCCGGCCGGTGCCGTCCGGCGGGGCCGGCGTGGTTACAGCTATTCCTCCACCACCTCGTACCCCACCGCCCCGCCGGCGGGTTCGTCTCGATCCTCGTCGTCGAAGGCGACGGTGGTGGCCTGCTCGAGCCGGTCGGCTTCGGGCACATCCCATTCCGTCTCGAGACCCCCGGCACGCCACGAGTCTTCGGCAGAGCTGACCGGTTGGGTCTGCTCGAATCGGTCGGCCTCCGGCGCATCCCAGGTGGCGTCTGCCTCCCAGTCGGCGGGGCCGGCCGCACCGAGGGCGGGATCGGCGGACAGGTCTTGTTCGAGGCGATCGGCCTCGGGCACGGTGTGCAACGGATCGTTCATGGCGCTCACCCCTTTCCGCTCGAAACCGGGACATTGCGCTCCCGGATATCCAACGAAATTCTGGACATATTCTACGACGTCCAGAGGAGTAAATCTATTGCTTCTGTGCAAGATCACGAAGGGGTGGTGACACCGCCGTGCTCCGCCGTCACCGGTCACCCTGTCCGGCGGTGGAGCCATCGACTCATTCGCGGACACGGGCCCGCGTACTCGTCGGCCCAGCGGGTACCCGAACTCCGGCAAGGGCGACAACCGCCCGTCCGCCCCGTCCTGGAGGTGAGTACGGTGATCAATCTGTACTATCCGCTGGTCATCGTCCTGTACGTCATCTCGGCGCTGTGGCAGGGAAACCTCGGACACTGGTGAACTCGATCGATCATTGACCGATCTCTTTGCGTGCGGCCGGGCCCAACCGCATTCCGCGCCCGGACTGCGGGGGCTGTTCTCCCCCAGGTAACCGATTCTCACCACTGGGCGCTGCCGTCCTTCACCAGCGCTATCGGTGATCGTCGCGCTTGGGGTCGGCAAACGTGCGCAGGAACACCCGGAACGTGCGGGGTAATCGGGGTGTTCCATCGGGTCCGGTCACGAGGATCGCGCTACCCGCGACCGTGGTGAGCAGCCGCAGGATGGTGGTCGTGGGCCGGCCACCGCCGGTCAGGGTGAGGAGCTTCGCCCGTTCGGTGGGACCGAGCCGCGACCACAGCTTCACGTAGCTGATGTTCTCGGGGACCCGGGTGTCGGCTTGGTGAGTCCAGTAGGTGAAGGTGAACCGCCGGATCAGCGGGGACCGGGTCGGGGAGGTGGTCCGCAACTCCAACCGCTCCCACCCGGCGATGCCCCGCTCGCCGAGCTCGGTGGACGCATGCTCGAGCGCCACGTCGTGGGAGCAGAACGCGGGCAGGTCCAGAGTCAACCGGATCGACGGCACCTCGCCCACCCTAGGCCGCTGCGCCCGGTACATCCCGACACCGGGGACGAGGCGTGGCGGGCAGTGCCGCCGACCCAGGACGCGGCAGACGGGAATGCCTCAGGGAGTTTCGTCTCCGCGTCCGGTTGTCCCGCCGCGTCCCGCCGCGGCCAGCAAACGTCGCCGCGCGAGGCCTTCGAGTCCGGGCGGATTCGGGTCGGCCCGTCGGTGGACGCTGCTGCTGCTCGCTTCGCGCCGACACTGCCGCACGATCTGCGTGACCGTCGGCAGCGGCACCCGGCCGTCGAACTCGCCGCACAGCCGCTCGACGATGTCGGCGTAGGAATCGGGCACCGCACTCACCACCTCCGAGAAACCCCAGTGACCACGTACCCCGGACCGGTGTCCGG
The sequence above is drawn from the Rhodococcus jostii RHA1 genome and encodes:
- a CDS encoding L,D-transpeptidase translates to MHARRRLGQLAAVLAVLLLAVAAACAPSTEQPAGPATPPPGPKITVSPADGTATVNPLDPVSVNTTGGTLETVTMTNDEGRVIEGIFTPDRLSWKPGVPLGYGRTYTLAVTAIGDQGIRSEKTSTFSTVTPGNQTKPTFVTTGGNLLADGGTFGVGIVIVTHFDEPITDRAAAEKALHVEATPPVNGSWYWADDQNVHWRPENYWTPGTQVTVRAAVYGIPLGEGLFGQEDAQTSFTIGDAHISVADDTTKQVTVTDNGQVVRTMPTSMGRGGTEVVGGQTLSFWTQPGIYTVINKANPVIMDSSTYGLPVNSRLGYKETINYATRISNDGIYLHELADTIWAQGNTNVSHGCLNLSPDNARWFYDFSVPGDIVEVRNTGGAPLELWQNGDWSLPWDQWQAGSALT
- a CDS encoding STAS domain-containing protein is translated as MVYLRSVIDSPQHLRLALSQTAFFDQADPDEGGFALEVDEPAGGPIVLRVSGDLDMVTAPILAACLDEVVLRGRCAVVDLLPAGFVGCAALAVLADAGTRLREQRSRLTVAAFGPLRHILDDAGIDAVQCCGTLPDAFTAAHTGSASVVELVRPRPGRPAAPRRRPFGARRPTPSIG
- a CDS encoding Rv1733c family protein, which codes for MAGRAPDPVRWWRLQPCSRNPLMRGTDRVEAVVVALVVTVVLLLVPVCAAVGTETFTSLQQQSRALAAQARPVPAVLLVDAGIDPQAEPAVRIIDTGASSWARWTVDGREHTGQVPAPPQARAGDTVTVQVGPDGELLDPRGGTENAVLAIAAACGLWAVLAGAGGLVIGGVHRMLVRSRLRVWDQALKKFAEPPR
- a CDS encoding GAF and ANTAR domain-containing protein, whose protein sequence is MSEISTAPLSRSEAAHALDTVTRALAVLRDETPAQEPLEEVLGRLARTAATAVPDADAVSVTHLDDAGPRTVALTDDTLAAIDGDQYAAGRGPCLQAAISRRPVRAVVGEHADRWPEFTAAARAAGIRAYLSVPLIVDTPGEDPGELAGSFNVYARTAAAFDPFDEKLMQLLTTAASAAISNARRWRRAQRQVEHLTEALTSRADIDQAKGVMMAMHRIGADEAFTRLSEISQRTNTKVHAVARHLMAEFADPDHPPPL